In Spirochaetaceae bacterium, a single genomic region encodes these proteins:
- a CDS encoding ketoacyl-ACP synthase III, giving the protein MGAAIRSLGAYVPKRRMSNHEFEEFLDTSDEWIQSHTGIKFRHVASADEAPSDLGFRAAEQALDRAGLSPDQLGMVLVATASGDHLGFPSTACIIQDKLGARNSAAMDLLVGCTGFVYGLETAKGLIASGAAEHILLVGSEVLTRIMDWEDRNTAVLFGDGAGAAVISHSNNGCGILDSFLRSDGSGARALAREVGGTRSPFKPGETDHRELLLKMEGRMVYNFAVQVIVDTVATILKRNGLTIADIKYIVPHQANERIIEAAARRSRIPRDKFFVNIAEYANTSAATIPIALNDLVERELLDKGDLIVTAGFGAGLTFGGNLVRW; this is encoded by the coding sequence ATGGGAGCAGCAATTCGTTCGCTTGGCGCCTACGTGCCCAAACGGCGAATGTCGAACCACGAGTTCGAGGAGTTCCTCGACACCTCCGACGAGTGGATTCAGTCCCACACCGGAATCAAGTTCCGCCACGTTGCGAGCGCGGACGAAGCGCCGTCCGACCTGGGATTCCGTGCCGCCGAGCAGGCGCTCGACCGCGCCGGCCTGTCGCCGGATCAACTGGGCATGGTCCTGGTCGCCACTGCATCCGGCGACCATCTCGGGTTTCCGTCCACCGCGTGCATCATTCAGGACAAGCTGGGCGCCCGGAACTCGGCCGCCATGGATCTGCTGGTGGGTTGCACCGGGTTCGTGTACGGACTGGAGACGGCCAAGGGGTTGATCGCCTCGGGTGCGGCGGAGCATATCCTGCTGGTCGGCAGCGAAGTGCTCACCCGTATCATGGACTGGGAGGATCGCAACACCGCCGTACTGTTCGGCGACGGCGCCGGCGCCGCGGTGATCTCCCACTCCAACAACGGATGCGGCATCCTGGACTCGTTCCTGCGCTCGGACGGTTCGGGTGCGCGGGCGCTGGCGCGCGAGGTGGGCGGCACCCGGAGTCCGTTCAAGCCGGGCGAGACCGATCATCGCGAGCTGCTCCTCAAGATGGAGGGGCGTATGGTATATAATTTTGCCGTACAAGTAATTGTCGATACCGTGGCGACGATCCTCAAGCGCAACGGGCTGACCATAGCCGACATCAAGTACATCGTTCCCCATCAAGCCAACGAACGGATTATCGAAGCCGCTGCCAGGCGCAGTCGCATACCGCGGGACAAGTTCTTCGTGAACATCGCCGAATATGCGAACACGTCCGCGGCCACCATACCGATCGCCCTCAACGACCTGGTGGAGCGGGAGCTGCTCGACAAGGGAGACCTGATCGTGACGGCAGGCTTCGGCGCCGGTCTGACGTTCGGCGGCAATCTCGTGCGCTGGTAG